Proteins encoded together in one Streptomyces sp. NA04227 window:
- a CDS encoding ATP-binding protein, producing MPSPHHSQVPELPPPASLVLPGTPQFARIAREFARVYVARHAPFAHEDYLDTVVLITSELVTNAIRYGTEPGDSFRLRLDTDLVRTRIEVHDPVRRRPRARPTSDTRERGRGLAILDALCPGLWGIYDIPFGKAVWAQVKAR from the coding sequence ATGCCATCCCCCCACCACTCGCAAGTCCCCGAACTCCCCCCACCCGCCAGCCTCGTACTCCCCGGCACACCCCAATTCGCCCGCATCGCAAGGGAGTTCGCGCGCGTGTACGTCGCACGCCATGCGCCCTTCGCACACGAGGACTACCTCGACACCGTCGTCCTCATCACCAGCGAACTCGTCACCAACGCCATCCGGTACGGCACCGAGCCCGGTGACTCGTTCCGCCTCCGCCTCGATACCGATCTCGTCCGTACGCGTATCGAAGTGCACGACCCCGTACGGCGCCGCCCCCGTGCCCGGCCCACGTCCGACACGCGGGAACGCGGGCGCGGGCTGGCCATCCTCGACGCGTTGTGCCCGGGGCTGTGGGGCATCTACGACATCCCGTTCGGCAAGGCCGTCTGGGCGCAGGTGAAAGCGCGATGA
- the purE gene encoding 5-(carboxyamino)imidazole ribonucleotide mutase: MTPAPTTSGQDASQITQVGIVMGSDSDWPVMEAAAKALDEFEIRYEVDVVSAHRMPREMIAYGEQAAGRGLKAIIAGAGGAAHLPGMLASVTPLPVIGVPVPLKYLDGMDSLLSIVQMPAGVPVATVSVGGARNAGLLAARMLAAFDEELSARMREFQQELNEQATEKGKRLRAKVEGAGGGFGFVTGK, from the coding sequence ATGACTCCCGCCCCCACCACCTCCGGCCAGGACGCGTCGCAGATCACGCAGGTCGGCATCGTCATGGGTTCCGACTCCGACTGGCCCGTCATGGAGGCCGCCGCCAAGGCCCTCGACGAGTTCGAGATCCGCTACGAGGTCGACGTCGTCTCCGCACACCGCATGCCGCGCGAGATGATCGCGTACGGCGAGCAGGCGGCCGGCCGCGGCCTCAAGGCGATCATCGCGGGCGCGGGCGGCGCGGCCCACCTCCCCGGCATGCTCGCCTCGGTCACCCCGCTCCCGGTCATCGGCGTACCCGTCCCGCTGAAGTACCTCGACGGCATGGACTCCCTGCTCTCCATCGTCCAGATGCCCGCCGGAGTCCCGGTCGCCACGGTCTCGGTCGGCGGCGCCCGCAACGCGGGCCTCCTCGCCGCCCGCATGCTCGCCGCCTTCGACGAGGAACTCAGCGCCCGCATGCGCGAGTTCCAGCAGGAACTCAACGAACAGGCCACGGAGAAGGGCAAGCGGCTGCGCGCCAAGGTCGAGGGCGCGGGGGGCGGGTTCGGGTTCGTGACGGGTAAGTAG
- a CDS encoding DUF397 domain-containing protein, giving the protein MNTVDLENAMWFKSSHSNGTHDCVEVAVLGNAVATRDSKLHGTGPVLMAGSGAWQAFISGAAAGTLDAS; this is encoded by the coding sequence ATGAACACGGTTGATCTGGAAAACGCAATGTGGTTCAAGTCGAGCCACAGCAACGGAACCCATGACTGTGTGGAGGTCGCCGTCCTCGGTAACGCTGTCGCGACGCGCGACAGCAAACTGCACGGCACCGGCCCCGTCCTGATGGCTGGTTCGGGAGCCTGGCAGGCGTTCATCTCCGGAGCGGCGGCGGGCACGCTCGACGCGTCGTAG
- a CDS encoding Uma2 family endonuclease yields the protein MSVEPRHLELFEEARRIAPKGVKVEYTDGTIIMRPAPSAIHQRNLFHLRSQFDTHRPEEYLPTENSDLQSPQAAKVRNPDLTYLPDEAMTGEQGIFDADLALIAIEIVSPSNPENDWVGKLRDYAVMHIPLYLIVDARDSTVTLFSQPNGAKYHTRTDQKFGETIRIPEPFGFDLDLARLIPYV from the coding sequence GTGAGCGTCGAGCCCCGTCACCTCGAACTATTCGAAGAGGCCCGGCGAATCGCCCCCAAAGGCGTGAAGGTGGAGTACACCGACGGGACGATCATCATGCGGCCGGCCCCGTCCGCGATCCACCAACGCAACCTCTTTCACCTCCGCTCCCAGTTCGACACGCACCGGCCGGAGGAATACCTCCCCACGGAGAACTCCGACCTCCAGTCGCCACAAGCCGCGAAGGTCAGGAACCCCGACCTGACCTATCTGCCGGACGAGGCCATGACAGGGGAGCAGGGCATCTTCGATGCCGACCTCGCCCTGATCGCCATCGAAATCGTCTCCCCCTCGAACCCGGAGAACGACTGGGTGGGCAAGCTGAGGGACTACGCCGTGATGCACATCCCGCTGTACCTCATCGTCGACGCCCGCGACTCCACGGTCACGCTCTTCTCCCAGCCCAACGGCGCCAAGTACCACACGCGTACGGACCAGAAGTTCGGCGAGACCATCCGCATCCCCGAACCCTTCGGCTTCGACCTGGACCTCGCACGGCTCATCCCTTACGTCTGA
- a CDS encoding NADH:flavin oxidoreductase codes for MSNRMRAAEILDRPLTLNSLTVRNRIAMAPMTRKFSPGGVPGEDVARYYARRAAAGVGLIVTEGTYVGHDAAGTSNSVPRFHGADALAGWERTVEAVHAEGGAIFPQLWHVGTARKAGAGPVAEAPSMGPSGIALDEEHSATAYTMTLADIDAVIAAFAESAAAAKAHGFDGIEIHGAHGYLLDQFLWARTNRRTDAYGGDAVARTRFVAEIVAAARAAVGPEFPIALRLSQWKQSDYQARLAETPEELDALLAPLTAAGVDVYHASTRRYWTPEFEGSDLNLAGWTKKLTGLPVISVGSVGLDSEFLESFAGQGGAVTKVDGLLDMLEREEFDMVAIGRALLADPEWARKLLEGRTDEHRAFEAEALQTLH; via the coding sequence ATGAGCAACCGGATGCGCGCTGCCGAGATCCTCGACCGGCCCCTGACCCTGAACAGCCTGACCGTGCGCAACCGGATCGCGATGGCGCCGATGACCCGCAAGTTCTCGCCGGGCGGTGTACCCGGTGAGGACGTCGCCCGGTACTACGCGCGGCGTGCGGCGGCCGGGGTCGGGCTGATCGTCACCGAGGGCACCTACGTCGGCCACGACGCGGCGGGCACCAGCAACAGCGTGCCCCGGTTCCACGGTGCGGACGCCCTCGCGGGCTGGGAGCGAACGGTCGAGGCCGTGCACGCCGAGGGCGGTGCGATCTTCCCGCAGCTCTGGCACGTCGGTACCGCCCGCAAGGCCGGAGCGGGGCCGGTGGCCGAGGCGCCTTCGATGGGCCCCTCCGGGATCGCGCTGGACGAGGAGCACTCGGCCACCGCGTACACCATGACCCTGGCCGACATCGACGCCGTGATCGCCGCGTTCGCCGAGTCGGCCGCCGCCGCCAAGGCCCACGGGTTCGACGGCATCGAGATCCACGGCGCCCACGGCTACCTGCTCGACCAGTTCCTCTGGGCCCGCACCAACCGCCGTACCGACGCCTACGGGGGTGACGCCGTCGCCCGTACCCGCTTCGTCGCCGAGATCGTCGCCGCGGCCCGCGCCGCCGTCGGTCCCGAATTCCCCATCGCGCTGCGCCTGTCGCAGTGGAAGCAGAGCGACTACCAGGCGCGGCTGGCCGAGACCCCCGAGGAACTCGACGCCCTGCTCGCTCCGCTGACGGCGGCCGGTGTCGACGTCTACCACGCCTCGACCCGCCGTTACTGGACCCCGGAGTTCGAGGGCAGCGATCTCAACCTCGCGGGCTGGACGAAGAAGCTCACCGGGCTGCCCGTGATCAGCGTCGGCTCGGTGGGCCTGGACAGCGAGTTCCTGGAGTCGTTCGCCGGCCAGGGCGGCGCGGTCACCAAGGTCGACGGGCTCCTCGACATGCTGGAGCGCGAGGAGTTCGACATGGTCGCCATCGGCCGCGCCCTGCTCGCCGACCCCGAGTGGGCGCGCAAGCTTCTGGAGGGCCGTACCGACGAGCACCGTGCCTTCGAGGCCGAGGCCCTGCAGACCCTGCACTGA
- a CDS encoding dipeptidase, which yields MSFLDDAHDLLREFPVVDGHNDLPWALREQVRYDLDARDIATDQSAHLHTDLARLGKGGVGAQFWSVYVRTDLRGDEAVSATLEQIDCVEQLTNRYEADLRRARTAADMETARSEGRIASLMGAEGGHSINNSLATLRALYALGVRYMTLTHNDNIDWADSATDEPRAGGLTDFGRAVVAEMNRCGMLVDLSHVAASTMRDALDASVAPVVFSHSSARAVCDHPRNVPTDVLERLPANGGVAMVTFVPKFVLPAASEWTRRADENLRAHGFHHLDTTAEAMKLHRAFEESNPRPAATAATVADHLDHVREAAGVDHIGIGGDYDGTAFTPEGLDDVSGYPNLIAELLGRGWSRADLAKLTWQNAVRVLGAAEDVAADLQSRTAVSNATIEELDG from the coding sequence ATGAGCTTCCTGGACGATGCACATGACCTCCTGCGAGAGTTCCCCGTCGTCGACGGTCACAACGACCTTCCCTGGGCCCTGCGTGAGCAGGTGCGCTACGACCTCGACGCACGCGACATCGCGACCGACCAGAGTGCCCATCTGCACACCGACTTGGCGCGGCTCGGCAAGGGCGGGGTGGGCGCGCAGTTCTGGTCCGTGTACGTACGCACCGACCTGCGGGGCGACGAAGCGGTCAGCGCGACGCTCGAACAGATCGACTGCGTCGAGCAGTTGACCAATCGCTACGAGGCGGACCTGCGCCGGGCCCGTACCGCCGCCGACATGGAGACGGCCCGGTCCGAGGGCCGCATCGCCTCGCTGATGGGTGCCGAGGGCGGGCACTCCATCAACAACTCGCTCGCCACCCTGCGCGCCCTGTACGCGCTCGGCGTGCGCTACATGACGCTCACGCACAACGACAACATCGACTGGGCCGACTCCGCCACGGACGAGCCCCGGGCCGGGGGCCTGACCGACTTCGGCCGTGCCGTCGTGGCGGAGATGAACCGCTGCGGGATGCTCGTGGACCTCTCGCACGTGGCCGCGAGCACCATGCGCGACGCGCTCGACGCGTCCGTGGCGCCGGTCGTCTTCAGCCACTCCTCGGCGCGGGCCGTCTGCGACCACCCGCGCAACGTCCCCACCGACGTCCTGGAGCGGCTGCCCGCCAACGGCGGTGTCGCGATGGTCACCTTCGTGCCCAAGTTCGTGCTCCCGGCGGCGAGCGAGTGGACCCGGCGGGCCGATGAGAACCTGCGCGCGCACGGTTTCCACCACCTCGACACCACCGCCGAGGCGATGAAGCTGCACCGCGCCTTCGAGGAGAGCAACCCGCGCCCCGCGGCCACCGCCGCCACGGTCGCCGACCACCTCGACCACGTGCGCGAGGCCGCGGGCGTCGACCACATCGGCATCGGCGGCGACTACGACGGCACCGCCTTCACCCCCGAGGGCCTCGACGACGTCTCCGGCTACCCCAACCTGATCGCCGAACTCCTCGGCCGCGGCTGGTCCCGCGCCGATCTCGCCAAGCTCACCTGGCAGAACGCGGTACGGGTACTCGGCGCTGCCGAGGACGTCGCGGCGGACCTCCAGTCCCGTACGGCGGTGTCGAACGCGACGATCGAGGAACTGGACGGCTGA
- a CDS encoding helix-turn-helix transcriptional regulator, whose protein sequence is MAEGTTGSTVPRRQLGRYLRELRGQARFTVRAAARQLEWSEPKIWRIETGQTSMRSHDVRTMCEIYGASAEMTEALMGLAKETKARGWWHAYGDVIPATFNVYVGLEEAAASQCLYHSDLVPGVLQTDGYARDVIRTHLAEISEEELDRRVRLRIARGTLLTRVTDPPTLRVALSESVLRYPVGGPKVMARQLAHLVYVSELPNVTIRVVPFSVGTHPGLMTGPFNLLRFPLNGDGKETEPPTVYSDGYTGGLYLDKPNEVEQYEAAFQGIWEAALDERASQRLLSDVAGSYEHG, encoded by the coding sequence GTGGCGGAGGGAACGACCGGATCGACAGTGCCGAGGCGCCAACTCGGGCGGTACTTACGCGAGCTTCGAGGGCAGGCTCGATTCACTGTCCGTGCGGCGGCGCGCCAACTCGAATGGTCCGAGCCGAAGATCTGGCGCATCGAGACCGGGCAGACATCGATGCGAAGCCACGATGTCAGGACGATGTGCGAGATCTACGGCGCTTCGGCGGAGATGACCGAGGCGCTGATGGGCCTGGCCAAGGAGACCAAGGCGCGGGGGTGGTGGCATGCCTACGGGGACGTCATTCCGGCAACCTTCAACGTGTACGTCGGCTTGGAAGAGGCTGCGGCAAGCCAGTGCCTCTACCACAGTGATCTCGTCCCGGGAGTGCTCCAGACCGACGGGTATGCGCGCGACGTCATCCGCACCCACCTTGCCGAGATCAGCGAGGAGGAGCTTGACCGGCGTGTGCGCCTGCGCATCGCGCGTGGGACGCTCCTCACGCGGGTAACCGACCCGCCGACGTTGCGAGTTGCCTTGAGCGAGTCGGTGCTGCGGTATCCCGTCGGCGGACCCAAGGTGATGGCTCGCCAACTGGCGCACCTCGTCTACGTGTCCGAGCTGCCCAACGTGACGATCCGAGTGGTGCCCTTCTCGGTGGGCACACATCCGGGTCTCATGACCGGACCCTTCAACCTCCTTCGCTTCCCGCTCAACGGCGACGGGAAGGAGACGGAGCCCCCGACGGTGTACTCGGATGGGTACACAGGAGGCTTGTACTTGGACAAGCCGAACGAGGTGGAACAGTACGAAGCGGCGTTCCAGGGAATCTGGGAGGCTGCACTCGACGAGCGGGCATCGCAACGCCTGCTTTCAGATGTGGCAGGGAGCTATGAACACGGTTGA